A genome region from Cucumis sativus cultivar 9930 chromosome 4, Cucumber_9930_V3, whole genome shotgun sequence includes the following:
- the LOC101204056 gene encoding G-type lectin S-receptor-like serine/threonine-protein kinase At5g35370, producing MGFVVIFLLLVLPNLFYSAPIASPSISPNFTASNFQFIDVSGAFLVSLNNLFTASITNSNSHTSLYFFLIIHVQSNSIIWSANPNKPVSTSSLLTLSPTGLSLSDDSGLLVWSTPPLSSPIASMLLLDSGNLLLLDHSNVSLWESFHYPTDTIVVGQRLTVMNSLFPAQPDDHDISIGGSQYRLLLTSNDLLLQWNRITFWKLSMDLKAFTHSYAPVSFLAMNASGLYLFSGDGSTVVMHVSLNLNSGSSSDFFRFGRLGFDGRFKIMSFINGGFVEEFLGPSEICQIPTICGKLKLCSAGTCSCPPSFTGDSRGGCVPADSSISLASSCGNISSLDSKSSFSYLRLMNGVDYFANTFMEPVTHGVDLQFCKYLCSKNCSCLGLFYENSSSSCLLIWNQIGSIMSANKGRVGFIKTLQITPISEGRSRKRIPLVGLILIPSSALFLVITFVVLLLWFRRWRISVMLQRSDSSSSAELEMSLIPGLPIRYSYNEIATATNNFKTQIGSGGFGIVYKGTLSDKTIVAVKKITSFGVQGRRNFCAEIGVIGNIHHVNLVRLKGFCLQGRHRVLVLEYMNRGSLDEALFVDGDDPVLEWKDRFQITLGTARGLAYLHSGCDHKIIHCDVKPENILLNDSLGVKISDFGLSKLLTPEQSGLFTTLRGTRGYLAPEWLTSSTISDKTDVYSFGMVVLEIVRGRKNWLLQEEERVYFPLLALQMHMEGRYLELVDPRLEGKVRSDEVEMLVRVGLCCVHEDPAMRPTMANVVGMLEGGIPMADPIVESLSFLYLYGRRFSEATMVENLTLQDPFALQRALTLATSTSTRHGHPHNREKNNNDIISTFSYISSQQVSGPR from the coding sequence ATGGGCTTTGTTGTCATATTCCTTCTTCTTGTGTTACCCAATTTGTTTTATTCAGCTCCTATTGCCTCTCCCTCCATTTCCCCCAATTTCACAGCCTCCAATTTCCAGTTCATCGACGTCTCAGGCGCCTTTCTCGTCTCTCTAAACAACCTTTTCACTGCCTCCATCACTAATTCCAATTCCCATACTTCCCTTTACTTCTTCCTCATCATCCATGTCCAATCCAACTCCATTATTTGGTCTGCTAATCCAAACAAACCCGTTTCCACTTCCAGCCTTCTCACTCTCTCCCCCACCGGCCTCTCTCTCTCCGACGACTCTGGCCTCCTCGTCTGGTCCACTCCTCCTCTCTCCTCCCCTATCGCCTCCATGCTCCTCCTTGACTCCGGCAACCTCCTCCTCCTCGACCACTCCAACGTCTCTCTCTGGGAATCCTTTCATTATCCCACCGATACCATCGTCGTCGGACAGCGTCTCACAGTTATGAATTCTCTGTTTCCGGCCCAGCCCGACGACCACGACATTTCGATTGGGGGCTCTCAGTATCGCCTTCTTCTTACTTCCAATGATTTATTGCTACAGTGGAATCGGATCACTTTCTGGAAATTGTCGATGGACTTGAAGGCTTTTACACATTCTTATGCCCCTGTTTCTTTCCTCGCTATGAATGCCTCTGGACTTTATCTCTTTTCCGGAGATGGATCGACGGTGGTGATGCACGTGAGTTTGAACTTGAATTCAGGTTCTTCatctgatttttttagatttgggAGACTTGGGTTTGATGGGAGATTCAAAATCATGAGCTTTATTAATGGGGGTTTTGTCGAAGAGTTTTTAGGTCCTTCagaaatttgtcaaattccaACAATTTGTGGGAAGTTGAAACTCTGTTCTGCCGGAACTTGTTCATGTCCTCCAAGTTTCACCGGAGATTCACGGGGTGGTTGTGTTCCAGCCGATTCATCCATTTCTCTTGCTTCTTCTTGTGGGAATATTAGCTCATTGGACTCGAAATCGAGCTTTTCGTATTTGAGATTGATGAATGGTGTTGATTATTTTGCTAATACTTTTATGGAGCCAGTAACTCATGGAGTTGACTTgcaattttgcaaatatttgtGCTCCAAGAATTGTTCTTGTTTGGGGCTTTTCTATGAaaattcttcctcttcttgtCTTTTAATTTGGAATCAGATTGGCTCCATTATGTCAGCTAATAAAGGTCGTGTTGGCTTCATAAAAACTCTCCAAATTACTCCAATTTCTGAAGGAAGGAGTAGGAAAAGGATTCCGTTGGTGGGTTTGATATTGATTCCTTCATCTGCACTCTTTCTTGTCATCACATTTGTTGTACTCCTTCTCTGGTTTCGAAGATGGAGGATTTCGGTGATGCTTCAGCGGTCGGATTCTTCTTCGTCAGCTGAGCTCGAAATGTCATTGATTCCGGGGTTACCCATTCGGTACAGCTACAACGAGATTGCAACTGCGACCAACAATTTCAAGACACAAATAGGAAGTGGGGGATTTGGGATTGTTTATAAAGGAACTCTGTCAGATAAAACAATAGTTGCAGTGAAGAAAATTACAAGCTTTGGAGTGCAGGGAAGGAGGAATTTTTGTGCAGAGATTGGCGTGATTGGGAATATTCATCATGTAAATTTGGTGAGATTGAAAGGGTTTTGCTTGCAAGGAAGGCATCGTGTTTTAGTTTTGGAGTATATGAACAGAGGGTCATTGGATGAGGCTCTCTTTGTAGATGGGGATGACCCAGTTTTGGAGTGGAAAGATAGGTTTCAAATAACATTAGGGACTGCTAGAGGACTTGCATATTTGCATAGTGGGTGTGACCATAAGATCATCCATTGTGATGTGAAGCCGGAGAATATTCTTTTGAACGATAGTTTGGGGGTCAAGATTTCTGATTTCGGACTCTCCAAGCTTCTCACTCCTGAACAATCGGGTTTGTTCACAACTCTAAGAGGGACTCGGGGGTATCTCGCGCCTGAGTGGCTCACTAGTTCGACCATTTCTGATAAGACGGATGTTTATAGCTTTGGAATGGTGGTGTTGGAAATTGTTAGAGGGAGGAAGAACTGGTTGTTGCAGGAAGAGGAGAGGGTGTATTTTCCTCTGCTTGCATTACAAATGCATATGGAAGGAAGGTACTTGGAGTTGGTGGATCCAAGGTTGGAAGGGAAAGTGAGAAGTGATGAGGTTGAGATGCTCGTACGAGTGGGGCTATGTTGTGTGCATGAGGATCCAGCGATGAGGCCAACTATGGCCAACGTTGTGGGGATGTTAGAAGGAGGGATTCCTATGGCTGACCCGATTGTTGAATCCCTTAGCTTCTTGTATTTGTATGGACGCAGATTCAGTGAGGCGACCATGGTCGAAAACTTGACTTTGCAAGATCCGTTTGCATTGCAAAGAGCATTGACATTAGCAACATCGACATCAACAAGACATGGTCATCCCCATAATCGCgagaagaataataatgacaTCATTTCTACTTTCTCTTACATTTCATCCCAACAAGTGTCGGGTCCTCGATAG